Proteins encoded within one genomic window of Chloroflexota bacterium:
- a CDS encoding ATP-binding protein, whose translation MSSNPSGSRFERAPAAVLEARLRDPRRFIQVVAGPRQVGKTTLVQQVLERMDVPVRYASADEPTLRGADWIAQQWEAARLEAGGGPAILALDEVQKIPHWSEAVKRLWDEDTRARRSLAVVLLGSAPLLIQRGLSESLAGRFEVLRLSHWAFGEMREAFGFSLDEYLYFGGYPGAAPLAGDPARWRRYVLDSLIETTISRDVLLLTRVDKPALLRRMFELGSRYSGQVLSYTKMLGQLQDAGNTTTLAHYLDLLAGAGLIQGLPKFAGQVVRQRGSSPKLQVLNTALLTAPSGLPPEAARADPAFWGRLVESAVGAHLANAAASGEFELFHWRERNREVDFVVRSGKHLTAIEVKSGRTPEMLPGLSAFAAAFQPGRTLLVGGDGIAVEEFLAQPASHWVLA comes from the coding sequence ATGTCGAGTAATCCGTCGGGCTCCCGGTTCGAGCGGGCGCCCGCCGCCGTGCTGGAGGCTCGACTGCGGGACCCGCGGCGCTTCATCCAGGTCGTCGCGGGGCCGCGGCAGGTTGGCAAGACGACGCTCGTGCAGCAGGTGCTCGAGCGCATGGACGTGCCGGTGCGCTACGCGAGCGCGGACGAGCCCACCCTGCGCGGCGCGGACTGGATCGCCCAGCAGTGGGAGGCGGCTCGGCTGGAGGCCGGCGGCGGCCCGGCAATCCTCGCGCTCGACGAGGTCCAGAAGATCCCGCACTGGTCGGAGGCCGTGAAGCGACTGTGGGACGAAGACACGCGGGCGCGGCGTTCACTCGCGGTCGTGCTCCTGGGGTCCGCGCCGCTCCTCATCCAGCGCGGGCTGTCCGAGAGCCTCGCCGGCCGGTTCGAGGTGCTGCGCCTGTCGCACTGGGCGTTCGGCGAAATGCGGGAGGCGTTCGGCTTCTCGCTCGACGAGTACCTGTACTTTGGCGGGTATCCGGGTGCGGCACCGCTCGCGGGCGACCCGGCGCGGTGGAGGCGGTACGTCCTCGACTCCCTCATCGAGACGACGATCTCGCGCGACGTGCTCCTGCTCACGCGCGTGGACAAGCCCGCGCTCCTGCGGCGGATGTTCGAGCTGGGCTCGAGATACTCCGGGCAAGTGCTCTCGTACACGAAGATGCTCGGGCAGCTCCAGGACGCCGGCAACACCACGACGCTCGCCCACTACCTGGACCTCCTCGCCGGCGCCGGCCTGATCCAGGGGCTCCCGAAGTTCGCGGGTCAGGTCGTTCGCCAGCGCGGATCGAGCCCCAAGCTGCAGGTACTCAACACCGCACTGCTGACCGCGCCGTCCGGCCTGCCGCCCGAGGCCGCACGCGCGGACCCGGCCTTCTGGGGACGGCTCGTGGAGTCGGCCGTCGGTGCGCACCTGGCGAATGCGGCGGCATCCGGCGAGTTCGAGCTCTTCCACTGGCGCGAGCGCAATCGGGAGGTGGACTTCGTCGTTCGGTCGGGGAAGCACCTGACGGCCATCGAGGTGAAGAGCGGGCGAACGCCCGAGATGCTGCCGGGCCTGTCCGCCTTCGCGGCCGCGTTCCAGCCCGGACGGACGCTCCTCGTGGGCGGGGACGGCATCGCCGTCGAGGAATTCCTTGCACAGCCGGCGAGCCACTGGGTGCTCGCGTGA